Part of the Diabrotica virgifera virgifera chromosome 6, PGI_DIABVI_V3a genome, cgcagatgatctaacattattatcgacaagtaagaaagagctaacaaaattaatgagcaatataataaaacaagccaaaccttttggtcttctcataaataaggaaaagacaaaatacatgataatgggagaaacagataaagaaaatgaagacaatttcacattggagatagaaggagaaaatgtatgcgcatttaaaagagtttcagaatttacatacctgggtgtaaaagtagatgaaaagggacatggggaaagggaaataaaagcaagaatagcaaaagcaaacaaaaagtatggagcattgcgtccattaatgaaatccaaagatgtgtcaagaaaagcaaaaataagaatctacaaaacagttatcagacctacagctacatatgcatgtgaaacatgggtgcttaaaaaatcagaaatagaccttttagaaagatgggagaggaaaatacaacgagcaatatatggaggcgtgaaaatagacggtcaatggagaagaagaaataataaggaacttgaagaactatataatgaaccaaaaataacaacggcaatcaaagcacagagaatccgatacttaggacacatagaaagaatgggaaaggcgagaatgccaaaaatggttctattacgtaagccaatacaaaaaagaagaataggaagaccaagaaggagatggaaggacagcgtatatgaagacttaaaacaaagtaatattgtaaactggaaagaaaaagctttggacagaaaacaatggaaggaagtggtgaagaaatgtatggaaagactataatgttaagtgtagtattaagtgttttatacaaacaaatgtaatattgtatatattatagtagtataggatatagcattatatataaatatgtaatagtaattgtaaggaaaaattaaatctttcagccctaggccttcacggcctgttgagcttaataaataaataatatatttcatgaataaaactgttcaaaaccaaaattttattgtaatttatttatgtaagtaccattaaacacacagtttttataaatatttgacgattgaaagtcatcacttttataatttttaaaacattaattgtcattaatgtcactgaatgtattttttcgtagcaacgaagggcatctgacgtaatatacttaacgacgggagattatcaaaaattatcgatttaattcagatttctgtagatttctattggtcagaatctcctatgaatgaaataatcagtataattttaatctgattggacagaattaaacacgtgatcaaatatcttactatacgattggaagttaaaatcattaaaaaataatcagtttaatttttatttctgtagctttctattggtcagaatctcgtATGAATGTAATAATCGAAAAAAtataaatcctgatctagaaataataTCTGGGAATAGAACTATCAAAAGAGTGctatgtgattctcgaataaaactctaAATTTGACAACGTTTATAAAAgttacgtctggtcgactcttctgtATTCAGTTGAGATGTGGAaacttaaaacatcaaccgtaaataaattcgaggcatttgaaatgtggatttACCGGAAAaacctcaaaatttcatggacgtCGCAtatctcaaacgaagaagtgctgcatataATAGGCAAGGAACAAGagcttttcaacacagtgaaaattacaaaaacatcacacctaggccacatactgagaagtAGTAAGTACCGATAATATGTTCAACTAATAGTAAAAGATAAGTTAGGGGAAAGGAGAGAACTTGAAAGAAAAAGACTttcgtggctaagaaacatccgacaatggacagtgCTAAAAATTTGAACttctaataagaacagctgaagtcagcgaagagtttgcaattgtagtagccaacctccattaaGGAAAGGGCactttaagaaaaagaagaaatatagATTTTACGTGTCAGATTGGTAGCTAACCAACGGTGATCTAAACAGTTTGAAAAATTGCTTTTTAATGAATATTGTCAAACAGCTACTTACGAAAGTCAAGAGTTACTTCTAAGAAATGACCGGTCATCATCCGCAATTTGGAAATCTTTTCCACCTTAGAAATATTGTATTCTACAAAATGTCACCTTATCACGTGAGATTGTTTCCTAGTTTTCGGATTAAAAATACTATACGAAGAATATGCTATGAAGCGCCATGGGTAGTAACACGTAAGTTTTACTCATTTTGGTATATTAGATCGGCCAATTTTTCAACACATAAATTCATGGACTACCATGTGTATATGGAACTGCGTAAGGATCCTTTTTttccctggaagccgtctgttgtgaaccggttgtactgcagccacttggcttattgtacatcttccattcgtttatgaaacccattccagaattctggaatcctgtaccagcttgtacaggtctagtgggtgggtgccatatatatTTAGAGTTacttcgatgtctccgaaaagtgtttgacgcctccgatccaatgcctcacaaTCATGCAAAATAttgttgactgtttcaggttctctgttgcagagtctgcagctcaagtctccatgaaacagcaccattgtatgcaggtgacccttaactggcgcatgtccagtgaggaaacctgttatgattCTGAGCTGATTCCTGGTTGTTTTCAGCATTAACTCAGCCCTACTAGCAAATGTCCGTCcaatatacatcttgccatgtgtttgaccgggtacactctcccagtgtgagttgtgttggcttcggatccaggctttttttcgttcgcggGCGGTGCTTTTTGGCGCTCCCACGGCCGGCtatggacccaggtattttgtagctgatgctctcttggcaagtgcatcagctctttcattgccgtatatgccccgatgatCTGGAACCTGTACCAGTAAACCACTGTTATGCTACATTAACATCGACATTCCCACAacagcctagagttcaccttaagggtttataagagccccaatggctatctgtgcatatgttaactCGCTGTAGTTCGAATGCCCGCATGTTGTTTTCTCattgcaagattgcaaaaatctgcCCCCACCCCTGCTCTGCATAACATATCTTGTCAGACTTCTCGGAGTATCATATATTAAGTTTAATTTagagtttaattaaaatttattaaaattatcaaGGGGACTCATTAGCAGCCTCTGCAAGAAGTTGGATTGGTACTAAATTatataatatgcaaaatataaattttcagaaaagctttctgaagcttaaatgttcattataaattataccgggtgtcccgaaaagattggtcataaattataccacagattctggagtcaaaaataggttgattgaacctcacttacctgggtgtttcattaataattgtccatatagtaactggagaaaccttagcacaaaatacaaagatttaacgtaaaacacttaaataaaatgtggttccttactgagttacagggtgttttatctaaaaatttaaaaattatttttgctcagcattttaaaactattcgacgtatccttttcatacttggcaggaagtataggtactgtacaaactactgaattatgttaaaaaacgtttctggctgttaccagaggcgtacgacgggggaaagtgaatggttaaccctttccaaattctacgccactggcggaattgcaatttcagtttaatttttggattctccaatattttcgataaaaataatatcctttgcattcgtaaagataaagtcattagttttcgagatctttgaagttaaaaatgaaacgacacggttattttgattaatgtagtgtgtcgctttatttttaatttcaaatatctcgaaaactaatcattttatcgttacaaacgaagagtatattatttacgtaaaaagtattggaaaatcaaaaaattacactaaaatagcaatttcgtcagtggcgtagaatttgggaagggttaagcAGCCATTATCCCCTGTTgtgcgcctctggtagtagctagaaacgtttatttatcttaatttaatagggtgtacagtacctacactttctgtcaagtaagAAAAGGATacaataaatagttttaaagtactggccacaaatactttttaaattttaatcatatggatcatattataaattaatcaaaataactgtgccatttcatatttaacttcaaatatctcgaaaactaatgagtttaacgttaccaatgaagagtataatatttacgtagaaagtattggagaatctaaaaatggcactaaaatagtaattccttcagtggggtagaatttgagaagggtcaaccattctctatcccctgtcgtacgcctctggtagtagctggaAACGTTTgtgtatcataatttagtagggtgtatagtagtcgcactttgtGCCAATTATGAAAAGAATATgtctaatagttttaaaatgctgagcaaaaatagtttttaaatttttagataaaacaccctgtaactaagtaagaaaccacattttatttaagtgttttaggttaaatctacgtattttgtgctaaggtttcgccagttactatatggacaattattaatgaaacaccctgtatacaatagtgcacacaaaaaaagttacagtcctttgaagttacaaaatgaaaatcgattttttttcatatatcgaaaactcttagagattttttattaaaaatggacatgtggaatttttatgccagcaatatcttaaaaaaaattaaagtgaaatttgtgcaccccataaaaattttatagggttttgttcccttaaacccccccaaacttttgtgtacgttccaattaaattattattgtggcaccattagttaaacacaatgtttttaaaacttctttgcctcttaatacttttttgataagccagtgtttatcgagatattttgaatatttgtcgaattcaccacatatttgtatatggttaagtatgattatagacacctgttaataatctgaaaatttatttataacttacatttttaggtatattttgaaaaagaagccacatctcgataaaaggtgatttatcaaaaaaagactaagaggcaaaaaagttttaaaaacactgtgtttaactaatggtaccacaatattagtttaattggaacgtacacaaacatttggggggtttaaacaaacaaaacccccatagaatttgtatgtaaatatattaaaacagAAGCCGCATCtagataaaaactggcttatcgaaaaaatattaagaggcaaaagagttttaaaaacgttgtgtttaactaatggtaccacaataatgaattaattggaaggtacacaaaagtttgggagggtttaagggaacaaaacccccataaaattttatggggtgataaattttactataattttgttttaagatattcctgccataataatgatacatctccattttcaataaaaaatctctaatagttttcgatatattgaaaaaaatcgatttttattttgtaacttcaaagaactttttttatgagcacatttgtactaaggtaagttaggttcaaccgaactatcttgaccccagaatgtgtggtataatttatgaccaatcttttcgggacaccctgtatattaatttattaCTCACGACGACGTACTTTAGACGTACGTATAAAACCGATGTTCAAGATGCCCTTCGTTcagtttcaagcatttttcgtagCGTTCACGAAGGTTCTCAATCATATCTGTGAACGAAGGTTGTTAAATGGTaggaaaaaaatgaattttactcTGCAATTTCGGAATGTCAAATAGTGGATCGGTTCGAAAAAAAagcctccttcagcattccctCTATGTACACATCAAGTAGCGTTAGGTCTGGTGAATGCAATGGATAAGGAAAATCACTGCCACGCGAAATAAGACGATCGCTCGCCATTTGACAGGTTGCCCCGTCCTGCTAAAACAATTTTTGATTTAGTTTTAGGTTCCAGGTACGACAAAATTTTTGACACCCTGAATTTTGTTCATAAATTCTGACATCTTCCCAAATCGAATGCAAAAACTTGAATAGCGATTCATCTTACTGTAATAAATTGGTAGGTTTGGTGCTTTTCAGTGCTACATTTCCTCGCCTATTAGGTGTGTAAGACGTTTTGAATAGCattaaaatttggtgaatacAAAAACTTAGTGATCAAAATTAACAACTTCTAACTAGAACCTGTCCTATATCTTGGtagaaaattaaaagaaaacaacAAGTTAATGGATTTCTCCACTGAGAATAACTGTTTGATTTTAACGAAAAAGTTATGCCTTACAGCTACAGAAAAAAGTTGGAAGTATAATTAAAATTGCTATATAACTTCGGTTATACGTAATAGAAAATTTTTGAGATAGGAAAAACTTGTAAATTATCATAACCTATATTGTAGTATGTTTTTTACGGTTATTACAACAGGCAGGTACCCAGTTGGaaactttttaatatattttgtctACCAGTTTTACTTCAGATTATAACATATATTGTACAATATGTATGTGTAAATGGAAATTAGTTGTATAAACTTTTGTAAGCCAGATATATGTATGTTATTGATGTTTCTATGTGTTCCTCTTCTTTAGGTGCCATATCCGCGACGAAGgctggcaatcatcattgctattctaacttttgacgctacagcccgaaagagttcagttaaGCTGCATTccaaccattctctgagatttctcagccaggacgtTTTTCTGCTACCTATGCTTcaccttccttgaatctttctctgcataattaattttaggagttcatatctgtctccacgtgttatatgacccaagtattgaagtttctttattttgatggaatccagtatctccctgttgttttgtattcttcttagtacttctttattggttattctgtctgtccaggagattctcagcattcttcgatatttccacatttcaaatgcttccaagttattgagacattgtttattaagagtccatgtctccacaccatacaaaagaacagaaaatacataacattttactaagatttaggctgaggtctctactacatattatttgtttcatattaatgaatgcacttctagccctttctattctaattctgatttctttggtataatcgtttgtttcactattgtttgtccctaaatagttataattctgaactcgttctctcgtcttattatttacgtgtagattgatgtttctaatatttttctttgatataatcatgaattttgttttccgtatgtttagtgacagaccaaattcttcactcgttgaaacaaccttatctaaaattctttgtagatctgtaatgtGTGTGCTCCTATTTCATTTCAATTCTATTTCATtaattcctcagataatttgaGGCCAATCTAATGCAGCTACACTCACACTGCCACCTACCCAAACTATTTTGCATACACTATTTTATGTTTGTAGCGTTTATATTCTGTTTTTACACATACTTAAATAATGACCCATACGCACCGCTTATCCTACTTGTTATTATCTTTGTTTCTGATCAATTCTTCTCGCACGACCAGCTAGAAAATTAATAGCCACCTACATAGCTTCCATTCGATTGTATTCACTATACGTAAGTGTTTAGGGTGACCGAGCATGAAGGCCTCGTCCACCACCACAAGATCACAATGCTCTCTGAAGGGATGAATAATGTatgattgatatatttttttagtttttgattgaAATCTAAGCTTAACCATACACCATtgcaattatttttaatatatactTCTAAAAGAACTATTAAGTATATTAACCAGATTTTATTTATTTCAGCATTAGCAGTGGCGTGCTTAGTATACTATTCTATGGATAATTTACAtgaaaaatatcaaagaaaaattcCAGGACAATTTGATGACGAAGATAATACAAATTCTCAAAACAATAACAACAAAAACAAtaacaacaacaaaaacaaaaacaacaacaacaacaacaacaacaacaaaggaaaataaataaaaatgtgaataaaaatttataaaaattttacttatattaattcttcttcctttttatttcatgacgtatttttttttattttattcttgataAAATATACCTCTTCAAAgatttataatatatattatgctgtaaaatatatttgtatattttttaatttattcttcTTAATAAAGAAGCCTTGTAGTTGAGTTTTAAAATTAAACTAGATTAGGGTATTGCTCAAAATATCTTATCAAATCAATGTTCAGAGAGATTCACTGGACTTTTCAACCTTAGATGATGTTTAACTAAGATTTAGGATTCTGCAAGAAAATAAAAACATCAACGAAGAAAAATGAACAACAAAGAACAattaattgtatttataaaataccttgtgaatgtgaATATTTCTAAtcaggtgaaacatcaagaccattaaacgttagaataagtgaacatcaatattatattaaaaatagataatttGATAGATTTCAAACATTTAAACACACATGGGGCAATGAATAGGTACAGAGTTCAGTGGAAAGATGCAAGTATGGCCctaaaaaaacataaggtaaaaagagaaaaatcaaagaagggGATCTAATTATGTTAAATGAATTCAATTTTTTCGCAAATTCCTCGGCAGAATGCAGTGGAATGTagttacccatattaaaagagaaaatcaatagaaagaaaattgaCGTTTTTTCCTGTTTTGTCCTCATGATTTATTATgggatcactaacacgagaattttactgtcatcattgcatgtgATTGTCTTTTTAAGACAAATCACTTGCTATGATTTTTTCTGACTGAAATtctaaagttgatttcatgtaatgcaATGAACTATCTTCTAATAAAGTCATTCCAGGAACGCAACATGAAAGCTAACAacgaaattaaaaaataaaaataaataaaacatttttatttttccacttattgaagttttgcaatatttggCAATTGTTTACTTGTATGTTGTGTATacaactaaaatttatatatacatcaCGAATATAGTAATCCAGATTTAATTGGTAATTTCACAGCTATATTTGCTATTACGTCAATATTGTATTATCACCGACAGAGTCCAATTATTTAGACACCATTACATTAAAAACTGATTAATTTTTCAATCAAATAATTAAATGATCAATATGTTTCAAATCAATAGTGAACGAAAAACTGGTATTATATGCATGTAAAATTACAGAACCTAAATGAAAAGATGTTCAATCTGGAAATATCTATTCTCGGAATAAGTGAAACGGGACAGCAAAAAGTAAAAAGTCATTCAAAATGTTCATTTCTGTGCTGGAAATTATACTTACAATCTATCACGGAAACTCGGAATAGATCTGTTAATCACTTTTACACTAATTCCCTTTATTTCACTACGTataacatattttaaattattatttaatttggttggtttttaaCATAAACGCGGCTTTTTCAGTTAACCTAAAAAAAGAAAATCAAGTGGTGTCAAATAGGGTGATTTTAGAGGCCACTACCTCTTGAACAATGTAGGTAAGGGCAAAGGAAAATTACATGTCCTAACATATCTATGATAATGTGGTTATTTATCATCTtgttatatataatatgtattcgTTTATGTTTGGAACGAAACCTTTTTACAAAAATCCTGAAATAAGtcgaattttaattttaaatgacGATTTTTGGTGAACATGGTGACGTCACCAGTTTTGATGTGGtgatgtatatatgtatacaaattcCACCAGCTTCTATATTAAAtatcaatttaaatttaatgATATATTATTTCATACTCTGTATCAATATTTGCTACATTAGGcaataatttaatattatataatataacaagTTAATTAAGTGCTAACCTTAATTATGAACAAATATTTAGTCGCGTTAGGTATACATTTTGGATGACCTATTTTCATCAATTATATGTATAGGTATagttaattaaaatttgaaacaGCTTCTTTTGGTCGGCTTCAAGACTTCAATATCTGCTAGTGACAGTGCTGAAATTGAAGACTCGAGTGACGCATCAAAATTACTAAAACGAAAAGCGTGAAAcaagaatagctatttgtataaaaagggaggaaagtgctacttttcctcccgagaatgaagtttattgcctgacgcgtagcggagggcagtaatcagttaagggaggaaaaggcactttactcccatgttatatatatggtttttccaccttcctcaaataacaagtcattttttcatttttacttaatttgtttattaaactaaccaacaaaatttactagaactaaaactaaaaagtaggtacaatataactgtcaactgtcaaatataagtcaaattattaatgtaaaaatttttaaatcaaaataacaatttactgttttttaccattctgagaAATACAtgctgttttataaataaacgttaaaatgtatagctacttacgtaataaataaaagatattgtacagggcgtaaataagttatatttcatgaatgaaataccatgagaTACCAAGAGATAGACCTCACAATGGAATATGAGTATTTAAATATTACTTGGGCATTTTAAATATTGGGATATGGATATAAATATAACAGACCAATCGTCAGAGATATCTAAAAATCAAAACAACCTGAATTTTGCTGATAATGTCAATTTTGGGTaccaaaaaatatacaaaagctCCTCGGCTACTCCTACCTCAGGAATTCTTCTTAAAACCCCCTCTCATAAGGAGGAAAACAGAAAACATTGATGTACCAAGAAACGAAGCTGAGagaattttgaacaaaaatgtttattttgaacaaaaaataagtaatatttaatgAACAAAAATGTGTAAAACGATCCGTTCTCTCAGAAATCACACTTGAAGAGACTAGCGATTTTGAATATTAGTTACGCGCTCAAAATTAATGTTATAGATATAATTTGCATCAACTCAACCGCAACCGTAACAATTCGATATATTTTGACCAGAGTTGTACTATCGACAAAAATCTTAACGTGTATTTGTATGCAGTTTTTGCATTTTGCCGCAAATGAAGTAATTTTCTATAAAGCTGTTCAAGTAAGGGCAAGTCTGGCATAAAAGTAACAATGCCGCGATGTTACGTCTTGTCTGTCCTCTTTAATGGTGTTGAATAGTGGACCTTGAACAAAGATATGTGCAAAAAaatggaagcatttgagatgtggctagaTCTTAGAATACTTGAATTCTCTTGGACtgaccgggtcacaaatgaggaggccctcagaaaaatgaagaagcaccgaaaggtactgaccaccatcaaatcttgAAAGTTACATTActtcggacaccctgtataaataaatatgatgttaatgtttatactgctgaatagagaattaaatgagctaccacacgacccctaatctcatttaaaaaaaatcatcgaatacgtcataatgtccagatggatgacgtcactagtaagatatacgacatgtcaaaaaatcataattttaaattaaaatctacctgtttcaagatttttccttaaagtcgtcggcTTACGAaacaacgaatttattcctttcatttgcgtCACACTGATGTGAATGTTTGTAACCGCGTACCTTTTTTTTGGGCTAATTTGACTGGGCTATTTGTACCTAGAATGATATCCCACAAAAGCGTGATTACTAAAAGCACTTTAGTGGTTACTGTGTTGAAATATTTATGATCATAAATGCAAATCCAAAATAAACAACAATTGCGCCACCGTCCGAAACTTGGTGCAAATCGATAAATTAGTCACACTGATTTTAGCACTTTCTAAAATTATAACTACTAAAATTTACTGGTATGATATAGCATGAACAACAATAAAAGTGCAGGCAGCAATGGAATTACTGCAGAATTGATCAAGCACACGGGGGAAGCAATGGGGAAATATAGCAATATATGACAACTTACAGGGGTATCACTCTTCTAGatttagatagatagatagatacattTATTGACAATTTTTACATAGTAAACACTACATGTCATGTCACAATATAAATAAGTCACTTTTGTATACATAGGAAATAACTAAGAAATAATACAAGAACACATAATGTAACATATACAGtgaaaaatagaaatataaaaatataaaaaaaaacaattcagtTAGGTGTAATTTAGTTTTCATAAAAACGACCACACTAGGAGCTCAAACGAACAAATtcctgtatactgtatactatagaAACAGTGTTCCACCAGGAAGtgttttgttatttataaaattgtttagaattcattgccttaatatcaatatttttgtttaggttTAAACAACAGTTATACATATTATAATCTATTGTATTAAGTTGTGTAACATACAATCTGGAATAAGGTATAATTATATGACTTTTGTTTCTTGTATTGTACTGATATTGATCAATATGTG contains:
- the LOC114338420 gene encoding cytochrome b-c1 complex subunit 8-like → MTGHHPQFGNLFHLRNIVFYKMSPYHVRLFPSFRIKNTIRRICYEAPWVVTPLAVACLVYYSMDNLHEKYQRKIPGQFDDEDNTNSQNNNNKNNNNNKNKNNNNNNNNNKGK